TGTCTTCTTTCATTTTGATTCTGTTTTGCTCTAATATTTGTTCAACCTCTTCTTAATTAAATATAGTTTGAGAAGGTCCTTCAAGATAAGCTGATTTACATGCGAAAGAGGTAGTTAGAGTTTCTGATTTTGCAATATCAAAAGATCCAAAATCATAAACCCTCCGTTTACTACTTCCAGAAATTTCAATCCATTTATTCAAATCAAAAGCATATTGATTTTTACAATTGTCATCCACTCTTAGCAATGGCAATTAAATAAGCTCCCTAAgtataaaaagaaaacataatagatattttattaaccatgcacaactaatgataacataacaaatagaaaaataatgtgataacaataaataagtaaaaattaaCCTATATCAACTCATCGTgattttccatcaatgaaaacaCATTGACTCCCTTTTTTTGTGTGAGTTGTACGAAATATTTCAAGTTGAGTTAGTTGCCTACCTAACTTTTTTGCCtacaaaaaaagaaataatcacaCAACACAAAATGCACGAATAATTTCTAACTACCTATATAAATACataattgtaaaaataaaagtaagaaatGATAGAGTTATACCAATTTATTCTCATGAACCTCTACTTTTATTGAACCACTAGAGTGTTTCGTAATAGTCCTATCTTTTTCTACATTTCTATTTGTTTTACCAGCTTCTGATTTCTTTCTCCATTCTGGTGTACTCCAATATGCAACAAGTTCATTTCATATCTTTGCCTCCATCCAATCTGCTCCTAAATTGTGTAGATAAGCAATGTTTGTCTTTTTGTGCTTGCGCAACAATTCATTCTTAACTCTATTCAGAATGTCTCGTAGTCTTTCTTTGTCTACATTTTTTCAAGCAATTCGAACTATATCTTCTTTACTCTCATTCCATACATATCGACTTTACAAATAACAATCAGTGTTCTATAAATTTAACaaacttaaaataaatattagaaatCTTAGAATATCAGTTGTATTTACCCAGAAAAGTCCGAAGAGCTCGTCTTTTGTCTTTAAAGGTATTTTTTTACCAAGTTTTCCATGGAGCAGTATAGCGCATCTTAATGTTATTAATGATTGATCTAATAACTATAGAATCTAAAAAActgtaatatttttatatataatgagtaGTTATAAGTAATAATACATGTTACATCAATAGTAAAATGTTGTATATAACTTACACATTTCTTTTCAATCTAATCAATTGTCGATCAGACGGGTTTGATGGGATAGAATGTCCCAAGTTCGGACCTCTAGTTCGAATAGATGATGATGAGAATGCGTTTGCTTGCCCTTCTAATGCTTGTGGAGTATGCTCCAGTATTTCCTCTTGTACATTTGTTGCCTCATATGTTTCATTCATAGAGAGCTGCTAGCTATGTCCTCTACCTCTAGATAATACTGCTCTTCGAGGCATCTGAAAAATAATTGTCCATAAgtttaaattaacaataaagacaaacaatatataaaatcataatcaaatattaagtctatgaatacatataaaaatattgatttCTTTACAATgtatcattcaaaatcatcatCTTCTAAGTTGATATCAGCATCACTATCAGCACCATCATCTTCTAAATCATCATCTAACTCTTCAatgtcctcttcctcttcctcttcctctacatCCTCATCTTTATCTTCCACCACTCAAAGTGGTTGTTGCGCATGTTACAATTCATTAACATCCACCTCAACTATAACACTTGAATCAAGTAACATTGTGGGATCATCAAGTTCGGTTGTTGGTACAATTTCTTGAGGTCTTGAGACATCATCATCCTGATAAGTAACGTCATTAGAGTTTTACTCATTTGAATTATTGTTAACCGTGGAAGATCTAATATTATAAGTGCTCCTAACTTTGATTTTGAAAACTGCACACCAGTCAACTGttgctttattaattttagaatatttaatATAGCAAACTTGATGAGTTTATTGAgctaaaataaatagataagaTGATGCTAGTCTTAATTTAACATTGATTTCCACAAGACCATGTTGAGGATAGACTCTTACCCCTCTATTAGTGTCAAACTATTCACACTTGAAAATAATTATCTTGTTTCTCTCTCCAAAATATTCTAATTCTAATACCTTATTCAGCAAACCATAGTAATCACTTTCATATTCATTATAACAACTTCCTTTCACCCATACaccattatttaatattttttactctCTGCCATAATCATATCTATGAAATTTAAATCCATTCACAAAGTGTCCTTTATATGATTGTATTTTTCGACTAGACCCTTGAGCTATTTGATAAATACAATTATCAACTTCTTTCTTTTCCACCTAATGTTGAAACATTAAGTTAGAAGTCAACAATAATGTACATGTTAAAATCATCACTTGCAATACTTACATACTCTTTTACGTCCTTGAACTCctatcaaagaaaaaaaaaagacattagGTAATTTTTGGTCAAGTTTGACTACAAAAAACACCTTTCTTGAAGGTAAATAACCAATAATTGAAAGTAACAAATTATCTAATTTGGCTAAGAATTTAAATTAAGCAAGCAAATAATCCCcttgtttgaaattaaaattttcacaagaattcaattcattccatcattttctattaattttgttGTTATGGAagaattcatattttttttaacttacaatattttcattttcaaagaAGATAGAATCATGCATTATTTAaaagaattcatttgaattctaaAATTGCAAAATCAATTATATCAAAGGAAGGAATAAGGtagctaaataataatttatctacaACTTATACTCTAATACTAATCGATGTGAACTCccaaaataatttgtatattCTAAAACTCCAACACACGTAGAGATATTATGAATTCACAAAAATAAATCAGGTTGATCTACTATACTCTTAATCAATAAACACAATAAAGAATATAGGTAATGAAATAAGAAAACAAGAAGTTTCATCATATGATTGCTAACCTTGATAAGCTGCAACTTATTGATGCAATACGAAGTGTTGAATAATCCCACTTGtagtgaataataataataataataataataataataataataataatattgtcaAAAATATACTAGGACCAGCCACATGGAAAACAAGGTAGTTTGTAGCCACAAATAACCCTAATCCTAGTGGCAACAAGTTTATGAAGTCAATCTTCTTAAACTTTGATTCCAGAAAGTATTCCTAAACTGAATTAACAGAACTTGCTCTTTAAGCATGGGTTGGCTGAAACTACCATATTATAGGCTTAATTAAATCTAACTTAAGTGTAAAAAGTATTAGAACAAAATAATACAAAATAGACTATAAGAGATTCAGTCAACTAGGATGACACAAGCTATTATAATGTAACACACGATTGAGGCTGTGTAACTTGTTGAGCATGTCCTCTTGCACCAAACAATAGATCACATGGGGTAAAAGAAGCACAGTGTCTAGGCTTGtgattttgtgtttttagcAATGCAACCCATGTTCTTCTCTCTATGCTTCATTGTGATGTATTAACATGGAGCAAAGTTGTGAATGGCTTCCCTTGCTTGTCTTCATACCCTCAAAAATCCTAGATGTGCcttccattattgctttctttgaGCTTTGAAGTGCAACTTTCAATTATTTAGCATGAACACTTATGGCTAGATCAAGTGTTAATACAATGTATTTGTCCATTCCATCTCCATGATGGTTAGCAAGTCCGATGTCCACATTAAGTATATTTAACCATAAAAATTTGTGATGCCCACTTAATTTTAATGGGGCATAGCATCTTGATTTCGGTTCTTCAGGATCAATCTCCACCCTTGCCCTTCATGGCACTTTCAAATGTTAAgtacatgataaaaaaaagtcaaaatttattgtaatcagtaaaaaaaattagttaaaagtctaaatttatttttgaattattattaaaagatcAATAATGTCATAATTTATTAGAATTTGAAAGTTTGAGTTATATTCTactcattttatttttcatttgatattttaataatagtttaaatttatttttaaaattttggaaaaataaaattatggttGTAAGAATAAgatggtaatttttttttttccaacgaTAGTAATTACTtaacgagagagagagagttgtgTGTAAAgttagagagagaaaaagagaagagtttGTTTTGTTGTGTTTACAAGTATGAAAAGTTGAAGGCCGTGCGATGCCTTTGCAGCGGTTGCGTGTGAACATCAGAAAATTGCTACGGGACTTGAGTGCCTCATTATAAAAGGCTATTCACTTATTTCTCTTTACGAGTCAATTGCCCCTGTTTTGCTTGGCacgttatattttctttttctttttcttttttcctttcattattaaaattttattattattattaattaatactatAGAATttctgtttataatttatattaactactaaatttaacaataatatGACGCCTAAGCTTTTCCAAGTATTTatcacaataataataataaatttaataaatagaaaatacttatcctaaaggaaaataatatatttttattctattaaatttaatattaatcaaTTATAAATCGGTAAAGTCATTCTAAATTAAagagattatatttttttacaataataaaattataacattaaaatattataaattattaaaagtattattataaaaaaaataaaattataaattttattaaattttaagaattatattataaattatcttaaaaatttaaaattgattaaaaaattgtgttaaaagaaattaaggaaaaaatagaaaatagagaGTGGATACGCGTCATCGTGGTAGCGTGTGGTATAAAAAAGTACTTGGCATGATTTCAAtgtattgattttaaaaataaaaaaaattaagagagatAAAATGGGGCGGTCAATCTATAGTCATAgataaagaaagagagaaatagACATCTAAAAAGCAACTTTTATTATCTATTCATGATTctatttctctttctctctaagAAAGGTGTTTACCTCACCCCATTATCTCCTCAACTACTAACACCATACAAActtaaattaaatagttttatATATGAGAGCAGGGTTgtgcagtattcggtttaaattaaataagttaattattttaatttgatttgatttttattaaaaaatttaaatcgaatcgaatcgattagtgataataatatatttttttaataatatagagaaattaaattatattaaaattaaaatattttaattaaattttaaaatattaaaattaaagtgtaaaaaataaaaaattattaaaatttaaaatcgattaaaccgaatcgaatcagaccgatttaattcgatttttgatcaaaatcgattcgattcggttttcataaacactaaaatttcaatttttagtttattcagttcggtttgattttaaatcgaaccgaccgaatgcccACCCCTATCTAAGAGGCCAtcagagagattttttttttttaatttaatcagtCTCGATTTcatataacttattttaaaatttaaaaggattaattttctataaatagtaaaaaactaaagatatattattgtaaattttaaaatatttatatttaacttcatatataatataaatatttaatttaaatatgattaaattaattttaacatggGTTAGACTTTATATTGAATACATTtaagtgaaaataaataaaaatgaatagattaattaattaaaacccACAAAAGGCAAGAGTAGCTTGCTCTGCCAAGAAAGCATTTTCCAGAAATCTTTGCAACTGCTATTCTGTAGTACCTCTCTCAGGCTCGGCCTCCTATTCTCCAGAAATTCTCTCTCTTAACTAATTTACCTCtgttcttcctttttcttttttctttttcttttttttggctTTTCCTGTTTAATCCTTCTTTCTCAGTAATATTTCAAAAAGAGTTGggctattttaaaaaaaaaaaaattaaaattattttctcatatatataagtacctattatttattttcattgctGTTCATTGTGATATTTTGGGTTATTGAATGAGATAGAGATAGGAGAGAGGAAGAAGAGAGGAAACAAAGaaaggaagagagagagagagagagagagagagagagagagagagagagagagagatgggtTGGCTGTTGTGATTGGGAAGCAGGGGATCTGATATTTCCTTTTCGCGTTGAATTCTCCTCTAGCTTTCAGCTTCTTGTGTGAATCACACAGACACCTTGTGAgagataaaaaaagaaagaaagaaagaaagaaagattaaAAGATTGAATGGATGGATCCCATAAGAGGAGAACGAGgaaaaggaggaggagaagaagaagaacaaagGAGAGTTAACTTCTACTAATAACCCATTACTTTGTCGTTGTTGATTTTGTATTTCTTTTCTTGGAAAAACAAAAGCTTTCTTTGGTGATTGATTTCTCTTCTTTACCGGCAAAGAGCAAAAAGGAGCAAAGTTTGTCTGCTTTTGCTATCCAAAATCCATTCATTCACACCCTTTATTGCCAAATTATATTTCCTAAACTCAGAAGTCACAGCCAGAATCAAACGGAGCTTCCTTGGATTCTTTCTTTAATTTTGGTCtgatatagagagagagagagagagagagagatgagagCTGGGCTCAGTACGATTCAGCAAACTCTCACCCCTGAGGCGGCGAGTGTTTTAAACCACTCAATAGCTGAAGCTAGCCGCCGGAACCATGGTCAGACTACGCCTCTTCATGTGGCGGCAACGCTTCTGGCTTCGCCATCTGGGTTTCTCCGGCAAGCCTGTATCAAATCTCATCCCAACTCCTCGCATCCTCTCCAGTGTAGAGCCTTGGAACTCTGCTTTAGTGTCGCTTTGGAGCGGCTGCCCACTGCACAGAACCTTAGCCCAGGCCATGACCCACCAATCTCCAATGCGTTAATGGCGGCACTGAAGCGTGCTCAGGCTCACCAGCGACGAGGCTGCCCTGAGCAGCAGCAACAGCCACTTCTAGCGGTGAAAGTAGAGCTTGAACAGttaattatatcaattttaGATGATCCAAGTGTTAGTAGAGTCATGAGAGAAGCCAGTTTTTCTAGCCCGGCTGTTAAGGCCACAATTGAGCAGTCTCTTAACTCTTCGTCCAATTCCTCTGCCGCTGCAGCAGCCTCTAATTCAAACTCATTTGGATTCGGGTTTCGCACACCTGGAGCTGTGCCTGTGCCTGTTCCTGTTCCTGCTCCTGCTACGAATCGGAATTTGTATGTGAATCCCAGATTGCAGCAAGGGAGTTTAGCGCAATCTGGGCAGCAGAGGAATGAGGAAGTTAAGCGAGTTGTTGATATTTTGTTGAAGAACAAGAGGAGGAATCCTGTTTTGGTTGGCGAATCTGAGCCTGAGATGGTTCTAAAGGAGCTGCTGAAGAGAATAGAGAATAAAGAAATAGCAGATGGGTTATTAAAGAATGTTCAGGTGATTCATTTGGAAAAGGATTTTCTAGATAGAACTCAAATAGCAACGAAGATTATAGAATTAGGGAGTTTGATCGAGACCCGCACGACAAATTTGAATTGCGGAGGGATAATTCTTGATTTGGGTGATTTGAAATGGCTGGTTGAGCAGCCGGTGAACTTTGCAGGAGCTAGTGGActccagcagcagcagcagattGTGCCTGAGGCTGGGCGGGCTGCAGTGGTGGAGATGGGGAAACTTTTGGAGCGATTTGGGGACAGAAGTAACAGTGGTGGCGGTGGAAGGGTTTGGCTGATTGGAACTGCTACCTGTGAAACGTATTTGAGATGCCAAGTCTATCATCCTAGTATGGAAAATGATTGGGATCTGCAGGCAGTGCCAGTTGCCCCTAGAGCACCTCTTCCAGGAATGTTTCCGAGGTGCGTATGTTGTTGTTGGTTTTTATTGATGTTTCTTTTTTTCTGTAGCTGGAGGATTTAGCATAAAGATTTGGGATGTTCTTCCTTCTTTGATGGATGATCATGATGGTATCAAGAGTTACTGTTTTTTTAGATTCCATGATTTCAAAATATTCTTGGAAAATCTAAATTCCAAGTTCTGACCCGAAAGTTGAGAGCTTGTGTCAGATCAGATGCTTAGTTTTGGGCTTTAGGTGAATTTTGGTACAATCTTATTCTTTGTCATTTGCATTTGTTAAAAGATAAGtttttgttttgatttgctGGTCCTTTCAGTTGAATGATGTCTTCGTTTCTTTTCTTTAGGCGATCCTTGTCATTTAAGAGAAATTTTGATTATGAAGCTTTGTTTGTTATAGATTTACATGATTATTAACTCATTTTCATATTTTGATGTTTAGGCTTGGAACCAATGGATTTCTTAGCAACTCGCTCGAGGCTTTATCGCCTTTGAAGGGCTTTCCAACTCTTGCACCTACTCAGCCAAGGCGTCTGGCTGAGAACTTGGATCCTACTCGAAGAACGAGTTGTTGCCCTCAATGTATGCAGAATTATGAGCAAGAGCTGGCAAAAGTTTTACCAAAAGAATCTGAGAAATATTCTTCAGAATTTAAATCAGATGCAACTCGGCCACTACTGCCACAATGGTTGAAAAATGCCAAGTCTCAAGATTGTGACACCAAAACATCGGATCAGACGGTGGTAAGTTTAATTCAACTTGAGCTGTGCACTGGTATTAGCCTGATCAATGTTCTTTTGCACTGTCAAGTGGCCTAATATCGAGTTACACTTGCATTTAACAAGCAAAACTGATGATTCTTGTCATTTTGCACTATATGCAGACTAAGGATCAAGAATTAATGTCGAAGCAGAGGAGTCAAGAGTTGCAGAAGAAATGGCGTGATACGTGCTTGCGTCTTCATCCTGGTTATCATCAGTCCAGTGTCAACTCTGATAGAATTACACAACCCTCTCTCGCTATGACAAGCTTGTACAATACAAACCTCCTTTCTCGGCAACCTTTCCAGCCAAAGGTGGGTTTAAATAGAAACCTCAGTGGAAGTACACAATTGAACTCAAATCTGTTGCCCAGTCAATCACCTGTTCGAGCAATTACTCCACCGAGAAGCCCTGTGAGGACAGAGCTGGTTCTTGGGCGGCCAAAGAGCAATGAACACACTCCCAAGAGAGGCCATGAAGAACGCACTAAAGACTTTTTAGGTTGTGTTGCTTCTGAGCCACAGATCAAGTTGCAAGAATTGGAAACCAACAAGCTTCTAAGTGCATTAGATGTGGACTCATTTAAGAGACTCCTCAAGGGTCTTATTGATAAGGTGTGGTGGCAGCAAGAAGCAGCATCTGCAGTAGCTACAACTGTTACACAATGCAAATTGGGCGATGGTAAACAGCGGAGTAGCGCATCAAAGGGTGATACTTGGCTATTGTTCACAGGTCCTGACAGGGTTGGCAAGAGGAAGATGGCATCAGCTCTATCAGAGCTGGTATGCGGGACAAACCCAATAGTGGTATCTCTTGGTTCACGACGTGACGATGGAGAATCCGATGTGAATTTCCGTGGTAAAACAGCACTTGATCGAATGGTGGAGGCTGTTAAGAGGAGTCCTTTTTCAGTAATCATGCTTGAAGACATTGATGAAGCAGATATGCTTGTTCGTGGGAGCATAAAGCGAGCGATAGAGAGAGGCCGACTT
This Manihot esculenta cultivar AM560-2 chromosome 6, M.esculenta_v8, whole genome shotgun sequence DNA region includes the following protein-coding sequences:
- the LOC110617387 gene encoding protein SUPPRESSOR OF MAX2 1; the protein is MRAGLSTIQQTLTPEAASVLNHSIAEASRRNHGQTTPLHVAATLLASPSGFLRQACIKSHPNSSHPLQCRALELCFSVALERLPTAQNLSPGHDPPISNALMAALKRAQAHQRRGCPEQQQQPLLAVKVELEQLIISILDDPSVSRVMREASFSSPAVKATIEQSLNSSSNSSAAAAASNSNSFGFGFRTPGAVPVPVPVPAPATNRNLYVNPRLQQGSLAQSGQQRNEEVKRVVDILLKNKRRNPVLVGESEPEMVLKELLKRIENKEIADGLLKNVQVIHLEKDFLDRTQIATKIIELGSLIETRTTNLNCGGIILDLGDLKWLVEQPVNFAGASGLQQQQQIVPEAGRAAVVEMGKLLERFGDRSNSGGGGRVWLIGTATCETYLRCQVYHPSMENDWDLQAVPVAPRAPLPGMFPRLGTNGFLSNSLEALSPLKGFPTLAPTQPRRLAENLDPTRRTSCCPQCMQNYEQELAKVLPKESEKYSSEFKSDATRPLLPQWLKNAKSQDCDTKTSDQTVTKDQELMSKQRSQELQKKWRDTCLRLHPGYHQSSVNSDRITQPSLAMTSLYNTNLLSRQPFQPKVGLNRNLSGSTQLNSNLLPSQSPVRAITPPRSPVRTELVLGRPKSNEHTPKRGHEERTKDFLGCVASEPQIKLQELETNKLLSALDVDSFKRLLKGLIDKVWWQQEAASAVATTVTQCKLGDGKQRSSASKGDTWLLFTGPDRVGKRKMASALSELVCGTNPIVVSLGSRRDDGESDVNFRGKTALDRMVEAVKRSPFSVIMLEDIDEADMLVRGSIKRAIERGRLSDSHGREISLGNVIFILTADGLPDNLEFLSNGVSLDERKLIGLVSGGWQLRLSLCEKTAKRRASWLHDEERPTKPRKDSGSALSFDLNEAADAEEDKADGSRNSSDLTIDHEDEHVPNTRVLTPTASSVSRELINSVDDDIVFKPVDLGLLRCEVSNWITKRFSTIISEGISFEIQEQALEKISGGLWLGRESLEEWTEKVLVPSLRQLKLKLPTSTQESSLVVQLETDRDSGSRSHGNWLPGSVRVVVDGQ